From the Eleutherodactylus coqui strain aEleCoq1 chromosome 7, aEleCoq1.hap1, whole genome shotgun sequence genome, one window contains:
- the COPS4 gene encoding COP9 signalosome complex subunit 4 isoform X2, producing MTSPHGQRLRSIKMAACVRQDLTQLMSSSGSHKDLAGKYRQILEKALQLAGAEQLEALKAFVEAMVNENVSLVISRQLLTDFCTHLPSLPDGIAKEIYHFTLEKIQPRVISFEEQVASIRQHLASIYEKEEDWRNAAQVLVGIPLETGQKQYNVDYKLETYLKIARLYLEDDDPVQAEAYINRASLLQNESTNEQLQIHYKVCYARVLDYRRKFIEAAQRYNELSYKTIVHETERMEALKHALHCTILASAGQQRSRMLATLFKDERCQQLSAYGILEKMYLDRIIRGNQLQEFAAMLMPHQKATTGSSILDRAVIEHNLLSASKLYNNITFEELGALLEIPAAKAEKIASQMITEGRMNGFIDQIDGIVHFETREALPTWDKQIQSLCFQVNNLLEKISQTAPEWTAQAMEAQMTQ from the exons ATACCGGCAGATCTTGGAGAAGGCCCTTCAGCTCGCCGGGGCGGAGCAGCTCGAGGCGCTCAAAGCCTTTGTCGAAGCAA TGGTGAATGAGAACGTCAGTCTAGTGATTTCTCGCCAGCTGCTCACAGACTTCTGCACGCATCTTCCAAGTCTGCCTGATGGCATTGCCAAGGAGATTTATCATTTCACCCTTGAAAAGATCCAGCCAAGAGTCATTTCTTTTGAGGAGCAG GTTGCATCAATCAGACAGCACTTGGCCTCCATCTATGAGAAGGAGGAGGACTGGAGGAATGCAGCACAAGTGTTAGTTGGGATACCGCTGGAAACGGGACAAAA ACAGTACAATGTTGACTACAAACTGGAGACCTACCTGAAGATTGCCCGGCTATACCTGGAGGATGATGACCCGGTACAAGCTGAAGCGTATATAAACCGAGCCTCCTTGTTACAGAATGAGTCGACTAATGAGCAGCTGCAGATTCACTACAAG GTTTGCTATGCCCGGGTTCTAGACTACAGAAGGAAATTCATAGAGGCTGCACAGAGGTACAACGAGCTGTCATACAAAACCATAGTGCATGAAACCGAGCGGATGGAAGCACTTAAGCATGCACTGCATTGTACCATCCTCGCTTCTGCAG GCCAACAACGCTCCCGAATGTTGGCAACCCTGTTTAAAGACGAGCGGTGCCAACAGCTCTCGGCCTATGGGATTCTGGAGAAGATGTATCTGGACAGAATCATCCGAGGAAACCAACTGCAAGAGTTTGCTGCTATGCTGATGCCGCATCAGAAGGCAACTACAG GTTCGAGTATCTTGGATAGAGCGGTCATAGAACACAATTTGCTGTCAGCGAGCAAACTGTATAACAATATCACATTTGAGGAGCTTGGAGCGTTACTAGAAATTCCTGCTGCCAAG GCAGAGAAGATAGCATCTCAGATGATCACAGAGGGCCGCATGAACGGATTCATCGATCAGATTGATGGCATTGTGCACTTTGAGA CTCGTGAAGCTTTGCCTACGTGGGACAAACAAATCCAGTCATTGTGCTTCCAAGTCAATAACCTTCTAGAAAAGATCAGCCAGACAGCACCAGAATGGACGGCGCAGGCCATGGAGGCGCAGATGACCCAGTAA
- the COPS4 gene encoding COP9 signalosome complex subunit 4 isoform X1 produces the protein MTSPHGQRLRSIKMAACVRQDLTQLMSSSGSHKDLAGKYRQILEKALQLAGAEQLEALKAFVEAMVNENVSLVISRQLLTDFCTHLPSLPDGIAKEIYHFTLEKIQPRVISFEEQVASIRQHLASIYEKEEDWRNAAQVLVGIPLETGQKQYNVDYKLETYLKIARLYLEDDDPVQAEAYINRASLLQNESTNEQLQIHYKVCYARVLDYRRKFIEAAQRYNELSYKTIVHETERMEALKHALHCTILASAGQQRSRMLATLFKDERCQQLSAYGILEKMYLDRIIRGNQLQEFAAMLMPHQKATTGDGSSILDRAVIEHNLLSASKLYNNITFEELGALLEIPAAKAEKIASQMITEGRMNGFIDQIDGIVHFETREALPTWDKQIQSLCFQVNNLLEKISQTAPEWTAQAMEAQMTQ, from the exons ATACCGGCAGATCTTGGAGAAGGCCCTTCAGCTCGCCGGGGCGGAGCAGCTCGAGGCGCTCAAAGCCTTTGTCGAAGCAA TGGTGAATGAGAACGTCAGTCTAGTGATTTCTCGCCAGCTGCTCACAGACTTCTGCACGCATCTTCCAAGTCTGCCTGATGGCATTGCCAAGGAGATTTATCATTTCACCCTTGAAAAGATCCAGCCAAGAGTCATTTCTTTTGAGGAGCAG GTTGCATCAATCAGACAGCACTTGGCCTCCATCTATGAGAAGGAGGAGGACTGGAGGAATGCAGCACAAGTGTTAGTTGGGATACCGCTGGAAACGGGACAAAA ACAGTACAATGTTGACTACAAACTGGAGACCTACCTGAAGATTGCCCGGCTATACCTGGAGGATGATGACCCGGTACAAGCTGAAGCGTATATAAACCGAGCCTCCTTGTTACAGAATGAGTCGACTAATGAGCAGCTGCAGATTCACTACAAG GTTTGCTATGCCCGGGTTCTAGACTACAGAAGGAAATTCATAGAGGCTGCACAGAGGTACAACGAGCTGTCATACAAAACCATAGTGCATGAAACCGAGCGGATGGAAGCACTTAAGCATGCACTGCATTGTACCATCCTCGCTTCTGCAG GCCAACAACGCTCCCGAATGTTGGCAACCCTGTTTAAAGACGAGCGGTGCCAACAGCTCTCGGCCTATGGGATTCTGGAGAAGATGTATCTGGACAGAATCATCCGAGGAAACCAACTGCAAGAGTTTGCTGCTATGCTGATGCCGCATCAGAAGGCAACTACAGGTGATG GTTCGAGTATCTTGGATAGAGCGGTCATAGAACACAATTTGCTGTCAGCGAGCAAACTGTATAACAATATCACATTTGAGGAGCTTGGAGCGTTACTAGAAATTCCTGCTGCCAAG GCAGAGAAGATAGCATCTCAGATGATCACAGAGGGCCGCATGAACGGATTCATCGATCAGATTGATGGCATTGTGCACTTTGAGA CTCGTGAAGCTTTGCCTACGTGGGACAAACAAATCCAGTCATTGTGCTTCCAAGTCAATAACCTTCTAGAAAAGATCAGCCAGACAGCACCAGAATGGACGGCGCAGGCCATGGAGGCGCAGATGACCCAGTAA